From Brevibacterium ihuae, the proteins below share one genomic window:
- a CDS encoding MBL fold metallo-hydrolase, protein MEITAVSAELLDVNCYAVAADGDAGPRECILVDAGFDCAPDLARVLAEFEWTPVAVLLTHGHPDHILGLPGLLAAFPGIEVLIGEPDHYRLVDPASTVSAQLAAVVAPLVGRWTAPEARTVTGTEPFTRAGLTITPDPAPGHTEGSTLWRVTDPGGEGDAAEVLFTGDVLFAGSIGRTDLAGGDPQAMERTLAHISGLPDTPVLPGHGPVTRLSHELRTNPYL, encoded by the coding sequence ATGGAGATCACCGCCGTGAGCGCCGAGCTGCTCGACGTCAACTGCTATGCCGTGGCCGCTGACGGCGACGCCGGTCCGCGCGAATGCATCCTCGTCGATGCAGGGTTCGACTGCGCCCCCGACCTGGCGCGCGTGCTCGCGGAGTTCGAGTGGACGCCGGTCGCCGTGCTCCTCACCCACGGCCATCCGGATCACATCCTCGGGCTGCCCGGCCTGCTCGCGGCGTTCCCCGGGATCGAGGTCCTCATCGGGGAGCCGGACCACTACCGGCTCGTCGATCCCGCCTCGACGGTGTCGGCGCAGCTCGCCGCCGTCGTCGCCCCGCTCGTCGGCAGGTGGACCGCTCCCGAGGCGCGCACCGTGACCGGCACGGAGCCGTTCACCCGCGCCGGGCTCACCATCACCCCGGACCCCGCCCCCGGCCACACCGAGGGCTCGACCCTGTGGCGGGTCACGGACCCCGGGGGAGAGGGGGACGCCGCCGAGGTGCTGTTCACCGGGGACGTCCTGTTCGCCGGATCGATCGGCCGGACGGACCTCGCCGGGGGCGACCCGCAGGCGATGGAGCGCACCCTGGCGCACATCTCCGGACTCCCCGACACCCCGGTGCTGCCCGGTCACGGCCCCGTGACCCGGCTGTCGCACGAGCTGCGCACCAATCCGTACCTGTAG
- a CDS encoding DUF349 domain-containing protein: protein MTDGSAQHPPAPAPRPGPRPAPSPSALAGRRPAAPRTPAAAAPQADRTAAVAAAVEHGRVGGDTTVYVRTADGERAVGQYPDASEAQALEYYAHKYLDLVDAAALLEERLAAGASGDSIRASARNQQAALAEAAVVGDLAALAARLEGIQESAARTAAAQAKERESARAEGLARRTAVVEEAESIAGTDPARVQWKSSGARMAALFDEWKSIQANSPRLPRAQDQELWGRFSKARNTFDRHRREFFSDLDKRNAEGKRIKAKLVEEAEALSHSTDWRGTAQQYRALMDRWKAAPRAGRKDDDALWARFRGAQDVFFAAREKENEAIDAAYGENLVVKEELLARARALLPITDPAAAKRELRTIQEAWEDAGKVPRADVSRMEGGLREVERALAAAEDAEWKRTDPETRNRTSGMLAQLEAAIAGLEDDLARAEASGDEKRIAEARTALEARRAWYDQVSRTAEQLG from the coding sequence ATGACCGACGGCTCCGCCCAGCACCCGCCCGCACCTGCACCCCGTCCCGGCCCGCGCCCGGCGCCGAGCCCGTCCGCCCTCGCCGGCCGCCGCCCGGCGGCCCCGCGGACCCCGGCGGCGGCAGCACCCCAGGCCGATCGGACGGCGGCCGTCGCCGCGGCGGTCGAGCACGGTCGCGTCGGCGGGGACACCACCGTCTACGTCCGCACCGCGGACGGCGAGCGGGCCGTCGGACAGTACCCCGACGCGAGCGAGGCGCAGGCGCTCGAGTACTACGCGCACAAGTACCTCGATCTCGTCGACGCCGCCGCGCTCCTCGAGGAGCGGCTCGCGGCGGGCGCCTCCGGGGATTCGATCCGCGCCTCGGCGAGGAATCAGCAGGCCGCCCTCGCCGAGGCCGCGGTGGTCGGCGACCTCGCCGCGCTCGCCGCTCGGCTCGAGGGGATCCAGGAGTCCGCCGCCCGCACCGCCGCCGCCCAGGCGAAGGAGCGGGAGTCCGCGCGCGCCGAGGGGCTGGCCCGCCGCACCGCGGTGGTCGAGGAGGCGGAGTCGATCGCGGGCACGGATCCGGCCCGCGTGCAGTGGAAGAGCTCCGGGGCCCGGATGGCCGCGCTCTTCGACGAGTGGAAGTCGATCCAGGCGAACTCCCCGCGGCTGCCGCGGGCGCAGGACCAGGAGCTGTGGGGTCGCTTCTCGAAGGCCCGCAACACCTTCGACCGGCATCGCCGCGAGTTCTTCTCCGATCTCGACAAGCGCAATGCGGAAGGCAAGCGGATCAAGGCGAAGCTCGTCGAGGAGGCCGAGGCGCTGTCGCACTCGACCGACTGGCGCGGCACCGCCCAGCAGTACCGCGCGCTCATGGACCGATGGAAGGCCGCTCCGCGCGCCGGCCGCAAGGACGACGACGCGCTGTGGGCCCGGTTCCGCGGGGCGCAGGACGTGTTCTTCGCCGCCCGGGAGAAGGAGAACGAGGCGATCGACGCCGCCTACGGCGAGAACCTCGTCGTCAAGGAGGAGCTCCTCGCCCGAGCGCGAGCGCTCCTGCCGATCACCGACCCGGCGGCCGCGAAGCGCGAGCTGCGCACCATCCAGGAGGCGTGGGAGGACGCGGGGAAGGTCCCGCGGGCCGACGTGTCGCGGATGGAGGGCGGCCTGCGCGAGGTCGAGCGGGCCCTCGCCGCCGCCGAGGACGCCGAGTGGAAGCGCACCGATCCGGAGACCCGGAACCGCACCTCGGGCATGCTCGCCCAGCTCGAGGCCGCGATCGCCGGTCTCGAGGACGACCTCGCCCGGGCCGAGGCGAGCGGCGACGAGAAGCGCATCGCCGAGGCCCGCACCGCGCTCGAGGCCCGGCGCGCCTGGTACGACCAGGTGTCGCGGACCGCGGAGCAGCTCGGCTGA
- a CDS encoding RelA/SpoT family protein encodes MAWWTARSQQTPQHPKALAPLLQAVAHNHPKADVDIVLRAYRVAEKAHEGQMRKSGVPYITHPVAVATILAEIGLTPTTLAAALLHDTVEDTDYGLEQLRADFGDEIAVMVDGVTKLDKIEYGQAAQSETVRKMIVAMSRDIRVLVIKLADRLHNARTWKHVPAASSRKKATETLEIFAPLAHRLGMNTIKWELEDLSFQVLYPKVYSEIVRLVAERAPEREKYLGIVSRELGSELRESHIDFTISGRPKHYYSIYQKMVVRGHDFAEIYDLVGVRVLVETVRECYTVLGLVHARWSPVAGRFKDYIAMPKFNMYQSLHTTVIGPYGKPVEIQIRTREMDRRAEFGVAAHWKYKDRRRVDPVTLTGSVDRTAKVGDSGEVDQVAWLRQLLDWQRETSDPDEFLDNLRFEVNSKEVYVFTPKGDIVSLPAESTPVDFAYAVHTEVGHKTMGARVNGRLIALDTALSNGDVVEVFTSKDENAGPSRDWLAFVKSPRARNKIRQWFSKERREEAIESGRDQLARAMRRHRLSAEKLMSQEALVVVANEQRLGDVAGLYAAIGNGTMSAAHVVDLLAKEVAGEETEEYRAPTNPRGRSSGHHSSTTGVLVKGADDILVKLARCCTPVPGDDIVGFVTRGAGVSVHRADCSNVASLTREPDRIVEVEWSGHSSGVYLVQIQVEALDRAGLLSDITKVLTDNHVNILSASVATSKARVAQSRFVFEMGDANHLDTVLAAARRVDGVFDVYRITGG; translated from the coding sequence CTGGCCTGGTGGACCGCCCGGAGTCAGCAGACCCCGCAGCATCCCAAGGCGCTCGCACCCCTGCTCCAGGCCGTCGCGCACAACCACCCCAAGGCCGACGTCGACATCGTGCTGCGCGCCTACCGGGTGGCGGAGAAGGCCCACGAGGGCCAGATGCGCAAGAGCGGCGTCCCGTACATCACCCACCCCGTGGCCGTCGCGACGATCCTCGCGGAGATCGGCCTGACCCCGACCACGCTCGCGGCCGCCCTCCTCCACGACACCGTCGAGGACACCGACTACGGGCTCGAGCAGCTGCGCGCCGACTTCGGCGACGAGATCGCGGTCATGGTCGACGGGGTGACCAAGCTCGACAAGATCGAGTACGGACAGGCCGCGCAGTCGGAGACCGTGCGCAAGATGATCGTCGCGATGTCGCGCGACATCCGGGTCCTCGTCATCAAGCTCGCCGACCGCCTCCACAACGCCCGCACGTGGAAGCACGTGCCGGCGGCGTCGAGCCGGAAGAAGGCGACCGAGACCCTCGAGATCTTCGCCCCGCTCGCCCACCGGCTCGGCATGAACACCATCAAGTGGGAGCTCGAGGACCTGTCGTTCCAGGTGCTCTACCCCAAGGTGTACTCCGAGATCGTCCGGCTCGTCGCCGAGCGGGCCCCCGAGCGCGAGAAGTACCTCGGCATCGTCTCCCGCGAGCTCGGGTCCGAGCTGCGCGAGTCGCACATCGACTTCACGATCTCCGGCCGGCCCAAGCACTACTACTCGATCTATCAGAAGATGGTGGTCCGCGGCCACGACTTCGCCGAGATCTACGATCTCGTGGGCGTCCGGGTGCTCGTCGAGACGGTGCGCGAGTGCTACACCGTGCTCGGCCTCGTCCATGCGCGGTGGTCCCCGGTGGCCGGGCGCTTCAAGGACTACATCGCGATGCCGAAGTTCAACATGTACCAGAGCCTCCACACCACGGTGATCGGACCCTACGGCAAGCCGGTGGAGATCCAGATCCGGACCCGCGAGATGGACCGGCGCGCCGAGTTCGGCGTCGCCGCCCACTGGAAGTACAAGGACCGCCGGCGCGTCGACCCCGTGACGCTCACCGGCTCCGTGGACCGCACCGCGAAGGTCGGCGACTCCGGCGAGGTCGACCAGGTCGCGTGGCTGCGCCAGCTCCTCGACTGGCAGCGCGAGACGAGCGATCCCGACGAGTTCCTCGACAACCTCCGCTTCGAGGTGAATTCGAAGGAGGTCTACGTCTTCACTCCCAAGGGGGACATCGTGTCGCTCCCGGCGGAGTCGACGCCGGTCGACTTCGCCTACGCGGTCCATACCGAGGTCGGCCACAAGACGATGGGAGCGCGCGTCAACGGACGGCTCATCGCGCTCGACACCGCACTGTCCAACGGCGACGTCGTCGAGGTCTTCACCTCGAAGGACGAGAACGCCGGGCCGAGCCGCGACTGGCTCGCCTTCGTCAAGAGCCCGCGCGCCCGGAACAAGATCCGGCAGTGGTTCTCCAAGGAGCGCCGCGAAGAGGCCATCGAGTCCGGCCGCGACCAGCTCGCCCGTGCGATGCGCCGGCACCGGCTGAGCGCGGAGAAGCTCATGAGCCAGGAAGCGCTCGTCGTCGTCGCCAACGAGCAGCGGCTCGGCGACGTGGCCGGGCTCTATGCCGCGATCGGCAACGGCACGATGTCAGCCGCACACGTCGTCGACCTGCTCGCCAAGGAGGTCGCGGGCGAGGAGACCGAGGAGTACCGCGCGCCGACGAATCCCCGGGGCCGGTCGAGCGGCCACCACTCCTCGACGACGGGCGTGCTCGTCAAGGGCGCCGACGACATCCTCGTCAAGCTCGCCCGCTGCTGCACCCCCGTGCCCGGCGACGACATCGTCGGCTTCGTCACCCGGGGGGCCGGGGTGTCGGTGCACCGGGCGGACTGCTCGAACGTCGCGAGCCTCACCCGCGAGCCGGACCGGATCGTCGAGGTCGAATGGTCCGGGCACTCCTCGGGGGTGTACCTCGTGCAGATCCAGGTCGAGGCGCTCGACCGGGCCGGCCTGCTGTCCGACATCACCAAGGTCCTCACCGACAACCACGTCAACATCCTCTCCGCCTCGGTCGCCACCTCGAAGGCCCGCGTCGCGCAGTCGCGGTTCGTGTTCGAGATGGGCGACGCGAACCACCTCGACACCGTGCTCGCCGCCGCCCGGCGCGTCGACGGGGTGTTCGACGTCTACCGCATCACCGGCGGCTGA